A genomic stretch from Ureibacillus composti includes:
- a CDS encoding IclR family transcriptional regulator gives MTNKNKTVVRSMDILNLFIEHTELTFQEIIELSEIPKTSVYRMLKSLEEMEFLEKGPDAKYRLGMLFLKFGHLVSSRLDLRKIAYPIMQDLHNDVKEAVNLVVRDGEEAIYIEKIDEKQKVRLYTAVGRKSPLYAGACPRAIFSFLPEHEVKDYLDSVELKSYANGTITDREKLIEKIKQEKEQGYTISHSELENHTSAVAAPIYNHLGEVVAGLSIAGIEANYQGENVDLFARKLKKATAEISRQLGYEQL, from the coding sequence TTGACAAATAAAAATAAAACAGTTGTCCGTTCCATGGACATTTTAAATCTATTCATAGAACACACTGAATTAACATTTCAAGAAATTATAGAGTTATCTGAAATCCCGAAAACCTCTGTTTATCGTATGTTGAAATCATTAGAGGAGATGGAGTTCTTAGAAAAGGGACCCGATGCCAAATACCGACTTGGCATGCTTTTCCTTAAATTTGGTCATCTCGTTTCAAGCAGACTAGATTTGCGGAAAATTGCTTATCCGATTATGCAAGACTTACATAACGATGTTAAAGAAGCGGTTAACTTAGTTGTTCGTGATGGCGAAGAAGCGATTTATATTGAGAAAATTGATGAGAAGCAAAAGGTGAGGCTTTACACAGCCGTTGGTCGAAAAAGTCCGTTATATGCTGGAGCATGTCCTCGAGCAATCTTTTCGTTTTTGCCTGAGCACGAAGTTAAAGATTATCTTGATTCCGTAGAACTAAAATCTTATGCAAATGGAACGATCACGGATAGAGAAAAGTTAATAGAGAAGATTAAGCAGGAAAAGGAACAAGGTTATACAATTAGCCATTCAGAATTAGAAAATCATACATCTGCTGTGGCTGCACCAATCTACAATCATTTAGGTGAAGTCGTGGCAGGATTGAGTATTGCTGGAATTGAAGCGAATTATCAAGGAGAAAATGTTGATCTTTTCGCCCGAAAATTAAAGAAAGCCACTGCAGAGATTTCAAGACAATTAGGATACGAACAACTATAG
- a CDS encoding biotin-dependent carboxyltransferase family protein, whose protein sequence is MGIKVLQPGMLTTIQDLGRYGVQKFGVIVGGAMDPISLRIANILVGNSHDEGGLEVTLFGTTLLFESDELIAITGGNLRPTLDGEEVPMWRPLLVRKGSVLKFHAAVSGCRAYVSFSGGIQVPEVMNSKSTYLRAGIGGFHGRKLQKKDVFECGVRSAIGEELFQQLQTESIYFPWFVNYTSFVNLQKTKTIRMIRGSEYERFDEESIKNFLSMPYKITTQADRMGYRLEGEEIQLKAPFELLSEGVTYGTIQVPSNGLPIILMADRQTTGGYPKIGQIISTDLPSLAQMQATDTIHFQEVTLEEAQKALLHQEKQLNELRMALRFRRLQYK, encoded by the coding sequence ATGGGCATAAAGGTTCTTCAACCAGGAATGCTGACAACTATTCAAGATTTAGGAAGATATGGTGTGCAAAAGTTTGGTGTCATCGTAGGCGGTGCCATGGACCCTATCTCTTTACGTATAGCGAATATTCTTGTAGGAAATTCACATGATGAAGGCGGACTAGAAGTTACCCTTTTTGGGACTACTCTTTTATTCGAAAGTGATGAATTGATTGCTATTACAGGGGGCAATTTGAGACCTACTCTAGATGGAGAAGAAGTGCCAATGTGGCGTCCACTGCTAGTTCGGAAAGGGTCTGTTTTAAAATTCCATGCTGCTGTTAGTGGCTGCCGCGCTTATGTATCCTTTAGTGGTGGCATTCAAGTACCAGAAGTGATGAACAGCAAAAGCACCTACTTACGAGCAGGCATTGGCGGTTTTCATGGGAGAAAGTTACAAAAAAAAGATGTATTCGAATGTGGAGTGCGTTCTGCTATAGGTGAAGAACTTTTTCAACAGTTACAAACGGAATCTATTTACTTTCCTTGGTTCGTCAATTACACATCCTTTGTTAATCTTCAAAAAACGAAAACGATTCGTATGATTAGAGGCTCTGAATATGAGAGGTTCGATGAGGAGAGTATCAAAAACTTCTTGTCCATGCCATACAAAATTACGACCCAAGCTGATCGTATGGGCTACCGGTTAGAAGGTGAAGAAATTCAATTAAAAGCGCCGTTTGAGTTATTGTCAGAAGGAGTTACGTATGGAACTATTCAAGTACCTTCTAATGGACTACCGATTATCTTAATGGCGGATCGCCAAACGACAGGCGGTTATCCGAAAATCGGACAGATTATTTCAACAGATTTACCATCTCTGGCTCAAATGCAAGCAACCGATACGATTCATTTCCAAGAAGTTACGTTGGAAGAAGCACAAAAGGCTTTATTACATCAAGAAAAACAATTAAATGAATTAAGAATGGCTCTTCGTTTTAGAAGATTGCAATATAAATAA
- the pxpB gene encoding 5-oxoprolinase subunit PxpB, translating to MFTLKEDVQIRPLGDAALVLQVGQGIDEAVHKRVKLIMNLLESHPFEGLIETVPAYNSVTIYYNPVDVYFSNRNKENEIPFDIVKNSILELLNKSVSVESTKERIVKIPVVYGGDMGPDLEYVASYHGLTPSEVIELHSSGDYLVYMLGFAPGFPFMGGLNQQIATPRKDTPRLAIPPGSVGIAGSQTGIYPLETPGGWQIIGRTPQSLFLPNQSPPTLLQPGDRIRFYPITMEEYNHHLEVTTWA from the coding sequence ATGTTTACTTTAAAAGAAGATGTACAGATAAGACCTTTAGGTGACGCTGCACTCGTACTTCAAGTTGGGCAAGGAATCGATGAAGCAGTACATAAAAGAGTAAAACTAATTATGAATCTCTTAGAATCACATCCATTCGAAGGGTTAATAGAAACTGTTCCAGCCTATAATAGCGTGACTATTTATTACAATCCTGTAGATGTTTACTTTTCTAATAGAAATAAGGAAAATGAGATCCCCTTTGACATTGTCAAAAATAGCATCTTAGAATTATTAAACAAATCTGTTTCGGTTGAATCGACAAAAGAACGTATTGTAAAGATCCCAGTTGTCTATGGAGGTGACATGGGACCTGACTTAGAATATGTTGCATCTTATCATGGTTTAACACCTAGTGAAGTGATTGAGCTACATTCAAGTGGTGACTATCTCGTATATATGCTTGGCTTTGCTCCTGGCTTTCCTTTTATGGGTGGTTTGAATCAACAGATTGCCACGCCACGAAAAGATACTCCGCGATTAGCTATTCCACCAGGATCTGTCGGCATTGCGGGAAGTCAAACCGGAATATATCCATTAGAGACGCCAGGTGGTTGGCAAATTATCGGCCGTACACCACAAAGCCTTTTTTTACCTAATCAATCTCCCCCAACCTTATTACAACCAGGTGATCGCATTCGATTTTATCCGATTACGATGGAAGAATATAATCATCACTTGGAGGTGACAACATGGGCATAA
- a CDS encoding 5-oxoprolinase subunit PxpA → MFRVDLNCDLGESFGRYRLGEREEILKYVTSANIACGFHAGDPTVMRETIQLAIHNGVKIGAHPGLPDLNGFGRREMNITPQEAYDMVVYQVGALQGFLTTFNETMQHVKPHGALYNMAAKNQALAEAIAQAVYDISPQLVLFGLAGSELTKAGEKIGLPTAHEVFADRTYQQDGSLTSRKQPDALITDSEQAVQQVVKMVKEGRVLSQQQIEVPLQADSVCIHGDGAHAVEFAKYIHAVLTEQQIAVRSIREG, encoded by the coding sequence ATGTTTCGAGTAGATTTAAACTGTGATTTAGGGGAAAGTTTTGGCCGTTACCGTTTAGGGGAGCGAGAGGAAATATTAAAATATGTTACCTCTGCCAATATTGCTTGTGGGTTCCATGCCGGTGATCCAACTGTTATGAGAGAAACCATTCAGCTTGCTATTCATAATGGAGTAAAAATTGGAGCGCATCCAGGATTACCTGATTTAAATGGTTTTGGACGTAGAGAAATGAACATTACTCCACAAGAGGCATATGATATGGTCGTTTATCAAGTAGGGGCGTTGCAAGGGTTTTTAACTACTTTTAATGAAACGATGCAACACGTAAAGCCGCATGGTGCGCTATATAATATGGCTGCTAAAAATCAAGCACTTGCAGAGGCCATTGCGCAAGCGGTTTATGATATTTCTCCGCAACTAGTGCTGTTTGGACTTGCTGGTAGTGAATTAACGAAAGCAGGAGAGAAGATAGGGCTTCCTACTGCACATGAAGTATTTGCTGACCGCACATATCAACAAGATGGATCCTTAACATCTCGTAAACAGCCAGACGCTTTAATTACCGATTCAGAACAAGCAGTACAGCAAGTTGTGAAAATGGTGAAGGAAGGCCGCGTGCTGTCGCAGCAACAAATAGAAGTACCATTACAGGCAGATTCGGTTTGTATTCATGGGGATGGGGCACATGCTGTTGAATTTGCAAAGTATATTCATGCAGTCTTAACAGAACAGCAAATAGCAGTTCGTTCAATTAGAGAGGGGTAA